Proteins from a genomic interval of Uloborus diversus isolate 005 chromosome 4, Udiv.v.3.1, whole genome shotgun sequence:
- the LOC129221020 gene encoding mitochondrial import receptor subunit TOM20 homolog has translation MASKMMLKKLPNLKDYDSVQKFFIQEVQLGEELLSQGDLENGVEHLSTAVAVCGEPAHLVEILEQQLAPHVFAMLMQRLPVISRRIVSNMTARRMQEEDVE, from the exons tTGCCTAATTTAAAAGATTATGATTCtgtgcaaaagttcttcattCAAGAAGTTCAACTGGGAGAAGAACTCCTGTCACAAG GTGATTTGGAAAATGGAGTGGAACATCTTAGTACTGCTGTGGCAGTTTGCGGAGAGCCAGCTCATCTGgtagaaatattagagcaacaaCTTGCTCCTCATGTTTTTGCAATGTTGATGCAAAGGCTTCCTGTTATCAGTCgg agaaTTGTATCGAATATGACTGCTCGTCGTATGCAAGAAGAAGATGTTGAATAG